The DNA window CATCGCATAATAACACAGATCCGCCTGGATCATCGTGATCAGTCTGCGACCGATAAAATCTGCACTTGTCACCTTCTTTACCGGAGAAAACAACATCGGATGATGCGTGATCAGAAGATCCGCACCGAATTCCAGTGCCTGTGCAATCGTCTCCTCCGTGGCATCCAGCGCCGTGAAAACCTTTTTGATCTCCTTGTCTTCTCTTCCCACCAGAAGTCCTACGTTATCCCATTCCAGTGCATAGGAAGGATTCCACCGTTCTTCCAGTTTTTCCATGATTTCTTTACAGGTCATCGTTCATACACCTCCAGTGCCTGCCCGATCAGCCGGAGTTCATCTTCCAGCTCTTTTTGCCGTGCGGTGATCTTTTCTGCTTTTTTCCCGTCTGCTGCAAGTTTTTCCTGTATTTTTTTACAGGTTTTCTCTTTTTCTTTCAGATATTCCTGTAATACCGGATGTTTCTCTTCCAGCAGATACTTTCCATACTGTAACTCCACATCCTGCCACAGCGGCATTTCCCCATGTACTGCCCGCATGGCGGGATAATATTTTCCGTCCTCGAACACCATCTCTTCTCCGGTGATCGCATAGCCGTGGGTCAGAAGGTACAACCGCACTTTGTCGATCTCCGACTGGGGCTGTAAGATCAGTTCCTGTACGGAAGAAAGTACATCTTTCCCCGCTTCCAGGATCTTTATCGTCAGCGCCCCGCCCATACCGGCAATCAGGACAGAATCCGCCTCCCCAGGGCACAGAGCCTGTACACCATCGGAGAGGCGGGTATGTATATCTGTTTCCAGATCAAATTGTCGTATATGCTCTTTTGCACGCTCGAGCGGTCCCGGATTGATATCCATCGCCAGCGCCGACGGGATCACGCCTTCGAGACGCAGAGCGATCGGAATATATCCGTGATCCGTTCCCACATCTGCCAGCCGGTTCCCCGGTGTCACAAAAGAAGCATTCATCCGAAGTCTTCTGGATAATTCCATTAATCCAGGTAATCCTTCAGCTTTCTGCTGCGACTGGGGTGACGCAGTTTTCTTAACGCTTTCGCTTCGATCTGACGGATACGTTCTCTTGTGACATTGAATTCTTTTCCTACTTCTTCCAGCGTTCTGGCTCTTCCATCATCCAGACCAAAACGCAGGCGAAGTACTTTCTGTTCTCTCTCGGTCAGCGTGCTCAGCACCTCTACCAGCTGTTCTTTTAACAGGGTAAATGCTGCCGCATCTGCCGGTACCGGAACATTATCATCCTGGATAAAATCTCCCAGGTGGCTGTCTTCCTCTTCACCGATCGGGGTTTCCAGAGATACCGGTTCCTGAGAGATCTTCAAGATCTCACGGACTCTCTCTACCGGCATGTTCATCTCTTCTGCGATCTCTTCCGGCGTAGGTTCACGGCCTAACTCCTGCAATAACTGTCTGGACACACGGATCAGTTTGTTGATGGTTTCTACCATATGCACCGGAATACGGATCGTTCTCGCCTGATCGGCGATCGCACGGGTGATTGCCTGACGGATCCACCAGGTTGCATAGGTACTGAACTTGTATCCTTTGGTGTAATCGAATTTTTCTACTGCTTTGATCAACCCCAAGTTACCTTCCTGAATCAGATCCAGGAACAGCATGCCACGTCCCACATAACGTTTTGCGATGCTGACTACCAGACGAAGGTTGGCTTCTGCCAGACGTTTTTTCGCTGCCTGATCTCCGTTTTCCATTCGTTTTGCCAGCTCGATCTCTTCTTCTGCACTCAGAAGCGGTACTTTACCGATTTCTTTCAGGTACATACGGACCGGATCTTCGATGCTAACACCTTCCGGCACGGAAAGGTCAATATTTTCCAGATCCACTTCCTCTTCTTCCATATGCATGTCTTCGTTATCCAGCAGTGCGTCATCTTCGGTTACCCGGAGTACATCCACACCGTTGGATTCCAGATATTCAAAGATCAGATCCATCTGCTCGTTGTTCAGGGTGATTCCTTTGAAGAAATCATTGATTTCCTGATACTCCAGCACATTTTTCTTCTTCTTGCCTAATTCCACAAGGTTTTTCAACTGTTCTGCAAATTGGGCTTTATCCATTTCCATCTGTTTTTCCATCCTTCCATATATTGTTTATATTTTATCCTTAACGAAAAGAAATATGCAAATGCAGCTTTCCGGCTTTCAGTTCTTCCAGCTCTTTTTTCGCCTGCATCAGCTGCATCAGCCCCTGCATGTCCGTAGGTACCAGATGCTCCGTGCGGTGCGCGATACTGTCTTCCTTCATTCTGCATATCACATCCAGTAATGCCTGCTCCCTCTCCTGTTCCGAATCCAGCGGTATCGTGGCGTTAAATACAGCTGCCACCTCGGTCTGTTCTTCGCTGTCCGTAAACTGGTTCAGAAGTCTTGCCGGGTTCGGTTCCCCCTGCCGGTACTGTTCATACAACAGTTCGGCAACCTGATGATAGAGGGGTCTGGTAAAATCATCCGGTCCGATATACCGGCTCACCTCCCCGAAAATCTCCGGATAAGATGTCAGCCAGGTAAGCATCAGTTTCTGGGATACCTCGTATCCGTTCTGCTTTTCTTTATTACGGTTCTGACCCGATTTTGGTTTGACGGTCTCTGTCATTCCTGCACCTTTCATCGCCAGCCGGTTGACCATTTTTCTGAGTTCCTCCGGCTCCACCTGATAGGTTCGGGCAATGGTTTTGATATAACTGCTCCGTTCCAGCTCATCCTCAAAACGCAGCAGCCGTTTTGCCGTCTCTTTGAAAAAGTCCGTTCTGCCCTGCGGGTCTTCCATATCGTACTGACCCTCCAGTGCTTTCAGTTCATACATAAAGCTGTTCATTCCATGATCCAGCCGCTCCTGAAACGCTTCTTTTCCCATGTTTTTGATAAATTCATCCGGATCCTTGTAAGGTCTCAGATTGATCACCTTTGTGGAAAGTCCGGCAGTCTTTAACATCGGAATCGCCCGAAGTGCCGCTTTCACACCCGCCTCGTCACTGTCATAGATGATCAGGACTTCATCAGTATACCGTTTCAGAAGACTCGCCTGCTGGGAGGTCAGCGCCGTTCCCAGAGACGCCACTGCATTGTTAAATCCTGCCTGGTGCATGGAGATCACATCCATGTAACCCTCGCAGATGATCAGGTTTTTCTTTCTCGATGAACGCGCCATATTCAGTCCGTACAGGTTCCGGCTCTTGTCAAAGATCTTCGTCTCCGGGGAGTTCAGGTATTTGGGCTTCGCATCCCCCATAACCCTGCCGCCAAATCCGATCACGCGGTTGTTTACATCCATAATCGGATAGATCACACGGTTCCAGAACTTATCGTACATGCCACGTTTTTCATCCACATTAAACAGTCCTGACTGTCTCAGCAGATCATCGGAATATCCTTTTCCCTTCAGATAGCGGTACAGGTTGTTGCTGAACTTATCAGAATACCCGAGACCGAACTTATTGATTGTCTCATCGCTGAGTTCTCTGCCTTTCAGGTACGCCATCCCCTGTTCCCCGACTTTCTGACGCAGCTGATAGTAATAAAACTTCGCCGCTTCTTTATTAATCTGAAGAAGTGCTGATTTCAGATCCGCCTGTTCTTTTGCTTCTTTGGAATATTCCAGCTTCGGAAGTTCCACTCCTGCGCGGTCCGCCAGCATCTCCAGTGCTTCCGGGAATGTAAAATTCTCATATTCCATCAGAAAGGTAAATACATTACCACCTGCTCCGCATCCAAAGCAGTAATACATCTGTTTTCCGGGACTTACGGAAAATGACGGTGATTTTTCATTATGAAAGGGACAAAGTCCGAAATAAGAACTTCCTTTTCGCTGCAATTTCACATAGCCGGAAATCACATCTACAATATCGTTTTTCATTCGAATTTCTTCGATCAGATCATCCGAATAACGCATGTTTTCTCTCTCCTTTATCCACTGTTGTCATTTACCCACGTATATATATATTCCCCGTGCGGCGACAATATCCTTTTTTATTTGTCCGGCTTCTCTTTTTCTTCGACAAAATTCGCGTTTTTCGCTACTGTTTTGTCTTTTTATATAATTTCTTTTCTTTGGCAGATATCTGGTCTGATCAATATACCGCCCAGGCTGCTGGAATAAAGAGTTCTTTGAATTTTGCCATCGCATACTGATCCGTCATACCGGAAATATAATCGCATACCACACGTTCCTTACTCTCACCTTCTGCGATCAGCTTCTGATATTCTCCGGACATCTGCTCGGGGTGTTTGCTGTAGTACAGGTACATCTCCTGCAGCATGGTCTTTGCTTTTTCCTCTTCCTTTTTCGCTACCGGATTATTATAAACACTTCGAAACATCAGTGCCCGCAGTTCCCGCATTGCCTCTCCGATCTCCTGCGTCATTTCCACCTTATCTTTGCCGTAACTGTTTCGAATGGTATCATGAATCAATGTATTTAACCGTTCCTTACAGGAATCTCCCAGTGTCACCCGGATTGTAATCGGGATATCATCTTCCTGAAAAATCCCGGCTCTCTGTGCGTCGTCCATATCATGATGGATATAGGAAATCTTATCACACAGCCGCACCACCTGTCCTTCCAGCGTATGCGGTGTGCCGGATGTCCGGTGATTCAACATTCCATCCCGTACCTCCCAGGTCAGGTTCAGCCCTTCCCCATTCTTCTCCAGCCGATCCACCACCCGGACACTCTGCTTAAAATGAGCAAAGCCTTCCGGGCAGATCTCATTCAGCGCCGACTCACCCGCATGCCCGAACGGCGTATGTCCGAGATCATGTCCCAGCGCAATCGCCTCCACCAGATCCTCATTCAGTTCCAGTGCCTTCGCGATCGTCCGCGCCGTCTGCGACACCTCCAGCGTATGCGTCAGCCGGGTCCGATAATGATCCCCCTGCGCCGCCAGAAACACCTGCGTCTTATCCTTGAGCCTCCGAAACGCCTTCGAATGAATAATCCGATCCCGGTCTCTCTGATAAACCGTCCGGATATCACACTCCTCCTCCACACGCGCCCGTCCCTTCGACTCCCTGCTGTGCGAAGCATATGGACTCAGATACTGATACTCCCGTTCTTCTGCCCGTTCCCTGATATTCAAACACACCACCCCTTCCATTACAAAAAACGCCAAAAAGACATTTCTTTTTCACCTATTCTGTTAAATATATTCCACCCCTCTCCCGCAAAATCCTTTTTATTTTCCCATTTCTTCGCTGTATTCACTTAATTGTGTATACATTTATCGAAATTTATTTTTTATATAGAGACAAAAACTGCCACACTCACCCGAGTGTGACAGTTCCTTCTCTTTATTTCATCAAATGCACCTCCGCATAATTGCATCCCAGCGCCAGTGCTCTCTCATGATCATCCACATAGATATCAATATGATTCTCCTTCACTCCGCTGCCGCAATCCTGCGCCGTAAAAATATGTCCGTTGATAATAACCTTCGTTCCATAAGGAATCACCGAAGGATCCACCGCAATCGTTTCTCCTTCCGCAACTCTCGCTCCCGAAGCCGTAATTCCGGTTGCCTTTCCGCAGCACTTTGCACAGGCACAGTAATATGTCAGCTTAAAAAGCCCCAGATCCTGTCCGTACATCGCTTCTGTTGCATTGACCTCGCTGATATTCTTACTTCCTGCGATCACTTTCGTATCTTCAAAAAGTTCCAGTGCAAAACTCTCCTGCGTGGTATCTACCTTTACCGTCGCTACTTTTCCTCTCGTCTCAGAAGCCTGTACTATCTTGCCGTCACCCACATAGATACCGGCTGCACTTGCTTCCTCCCCGGATCCGTAACAGATTACATCGCCCGGTTTTGCCTGATCCACAGAAACCTTTCCCTGTTCCTGTACATTTCCATCTTTATCCGTAACATCATATCCGTACGCCTCATAAATCTGCTCGGCAAATTCCTTCGTGTCGATTCCCTCGCAAAGACTGGTTCCTTCTTTCTCCCAGACTGTTCCGAGGAACCCATTGGCGTAATCCACGATCGAATCACGGATTGCTCCGTCCGGAATTCCTGCTTTCATGGAAGTAATTGTATAATAAAGTGCCGGATTCTCCTTCGGATCTACCTGAGCAACTGCCAGTGTAAACTGATCCTCCCCGGTCTTTTTCACTTTTTTATTTACTTTCTTGCCGGTTTGCAGGTATTCTTTCTTTACAAATCCACGGACCTCTCCGGATTCCACATACACCCATTCTTCCGTCTCATCTGCCAGAATATAGCACAGATTTCCTTTTTTCATCGTTCCGACGATCTCACTGTCTGTGTTCTTATCCGCCCGGATATTCAGCTCATCACCTTTGCACAGTGCATAGCTTTTTTTTGCTTCGGTCTGCTGAATCGTCGCACGATAATAGGTGTACGCCTGATTTTCCGCCGGTGCGATCATCTCCACCGCATAAACCGGAGTCAGCAGTGCTTCATTCTTATCTCCGATTTTTTTCACCGCTTTTTTCTCTACAAAGCCACGGACATTTCCGGACTCCACATAGTACCAGCCTTCTTCTTTCTTTAAGATATAGCAGATACCGCCCTCTTTCAGACTTCCCACGCTCCGGGAATCCTCAGACATCTCTTCTTTGATCTCCAGATTTGCCTTCGCCTGTGCTGCTTTTTTGCTGGCTGATACCGTCCAGAAACGATAATCTTCTACGGTCACCGGCACTTCTACCGACTGTGGAAATGCGGTAATAACCGGTATATTTTCCGCTTCTGCCTCCTGCGCCGGATCTGCCGCTTCCGGTGTTGTGATTGCTTCCGGTGTCGCAGATGGCTGTGTGGTTGTCTCTGTCGGTGCCGGAGTTGGTGTTGTCACATCCGGTGTTGCCGATGGCGTTGGCGTCACTGTTGGCGTCGGTGTTTCCTCCGGTGTCGGTTCCGGCGTTGCAACCGGTGTAATCTGTGGCGAACCATCTGTCTGTATGATCACAAAACCGTTATTCAATACATATGTATATCCATCCGGTAAATGATATCCCGTTCTTGCCTCAAACTGTTCCGGGGTCTCCTGTAATTCTGCTGCCTCTGCCGTCTGTAAACTGGTTTCTCCCTCCTGTGCAGCCACAGCCGGCACTGCCATAGATACTGTCATCGTACATGCCATGGACAGTGCCAGCATGCGTTTCCATTTTTTTCTTATCACTTTCTGGTATTTCCTCCTGTTGCTCCTCGTCACGTATATTCCCCTGATTATCTATTATAATCCTTTATAGTTTTCCTGTCAAAATTGTAATGCTGGCATTATTGACAAATTTTATCCATAAAATTTATGCTAATCACCGAACTTTCTTCAATACAGTTCTGCAATCCGCGTAATGCCCACATAGATTTCCTGAATCTTATACCAGGTCGGATAATCGACAATTCCCGTCTGCCCCAGTCCAAACACGGACTGAAACTGCCGGACTGCCTCTTTTGTCCGCTCTCCGTAAATTCCGTCCACCGGTCCCTGCGGAACTTCCGTGTAAACTTCTCCGATCGTATTTAGCTGTTCCTGGATCTGTCTCACTTTCACACCGCTCGCCCCGATATCCAGATCATATCCCGGCCAGGATGCCGGAATCCCGGAGATTTCCTCCGCGGAATTGATGTACATGCTGTCCCCGTAATAGTTTCTGAGAATCTCGATCGCAGTATAGTTCTGATCTCCCAGATACTTACTTCCCCACTGACTCATCCACTGCGGACAGGTCACTCTCTGTCCATCGCAGTACTGCGTCAGGATCGGCTGCCGGACATTCGGACGGGACAGGTAATTTTCAAAAAGTTCATCCACAATGTTGGAGATACTGTCGAAAATGTTGCGGCCGTAGATCCATTTGTGATCGAAGGCGGTGGACGAAGTGATCGTAAAATCGTATCCTTTATTTCTATACCATTCGGTATACACGCGGTTCAGTGTAAACGACATGATCGCCAGGACATTTGCCTTGATCGTCTCTGCCGGCCAGGTTGCATAGATTTCGCTGCACGCCACATTTTTGATATAATCCCGGTATCTCACATAATAATTATTGGCGGTTGAATCTGACGGAGAGCCATCATGAACCACTACATATTCCGGGATTACCACACGGCTCAGTACGATTTCCCCGGACTCATTCACCGGTTTCACCTCTTCCTCCGGGATTTTTTCCGGATAATCACCAAACAACGTATGATCCGGGATCACCACATCTTCATAGGCACCGTCGCTGAGCGGTCGAAGTTCTATTTTCTGTCTGCTGATCTCACCGGACAGGATCTCACTTCCGGATACTTCCACCGGTTCGTATCCTTCTGCCTCCACATTCAGATTGTATTTCGAATACGGCTGTTCCACCGAAGGCTGCAGGCTGTACTCCACCGGCGGTGCTGCAAGTTCCAGCATTTCCGTCTGCCCGCTGCTGTTCGTCTGTACCTGTTCTAACGGCTGCCCCGGCGCTCCGGTATAACTGATACTGATTTTTGCTTCCCGGATGGGTCGGTTCTGAATCCGAGACACAATCTGGATCTGAAGCTGACCACGGTCGGATGCGGTCTGCATGGATTTTATAACAGGAGATGACATTTTGAGAGTTCCTCTCAATGATGACCGTTTTGGTTAATATATGCACACAAACCGTTTCTGTGACTGGCGGTGTGGCGATTGCGAAAGCGGTATACAAAAAGAACCACAGGTTCTGTTTTATACAAAACGTCCTCTGTGGTTCTCTGTGCTACTGTCTTTTACTGTTTTCTGTATCTTCTTTTGAAGATTACACCTGCAGCTACAGCCACAAGTGCAATTGCCATCATACACAGATACATCACTACATTCGATGTATCCCCTGTATTCACACCTTTGCTCTCCGTTGTGCTTCCAGCTGTATTTGCCGTATTACTTACTTTGTTTATTGTGCTGTTCGCTGTATCGCCAGTTGTCGGATTTTCCTGAACGGTATCTTGTCCTGCGCCGTTATTATCCGTGTTTCCGGATGTAGCGGTTCCACCGTTATTGTCCGTATTTCCCGGTGTATTGGTTCCGCCGTTTTCATCATCCTTGTTATCCGGGTTTTTGTCCGGCTCCTCCGGATTCTTATCTGGCTCTTCCGGAGTGATCGGTTTGTTATCATCCGGATCCGTAGCTTTCTTGACAATTTCAAACTTGTCTGCTCCATCCGGCTCCTGTGCTAACACATAGTTGCTGTTCATCTGTGCGGTATTGACATAGATGTCATAGAATCCCGGTTCTTCTCCTGCTTCACGTGTCAGCGTGATTCCCAGCTCGTCTCCGTCCACAAGCGCATTTTCTTCTGCCGCCTGTGCAGTTACCTCATCTGTCACTCTGGCTGCTACATAAGTCAGTTCCGGATCTTCTTCTCCCTCGGTCTTTTGTTTCGGGTCAATGGTAACACTGAGTTTTCTTGGCTGTACCGTAAGTGTACCTGCTGTATATGTCACCTCAAAGTTCTCATTTTCCAGTCCGGTCGCAGTAATCGCATATGCCTGATTGGCTGCCAGATATTTTCCTTCCTCCTGTCCTTCAATACCGAAAGTCAGAGAAGGGAAATCCTCTGCCACATTGACTTTTTCCGGTGCTGCAACTGTTCCGTCCATATCATAAACCGTATAAGTAACGGATGGCACGGTATCGCCATATGTCATTTCCAGAGAATCGGTCTGTACGGTAACCGGTCTTTTCCGAATCTCAAAGGTACGATCCACACAGTTGATTTTATAGTTTTTATTTGCATTTTCGAT is part of the Blautia faecicola genome and encodes:
- a CDS encoding peptidoglycan-binding protein, encoding MQTASDRGQLQIQIVSRIQNRPIREAKISISYTGAPGQPLEQVQTNSSGQTEMLELAAPPVEYSLQPSVEQPYSKYNLNVEAEGYEPVEVSGSEILSGEISRQKIELRPLSDGAYEDVVIPDHTLFGDYPEKIPEEEVKPVNESGEIVLSRVVIPEYVVVHDGSPSDSTANNYYVRYRDYIKNVACSEIYATWPAETIKANVLAIMSFTLNRVYTEWYRNKGYDFTITSSTAFDHKWIYGRNIFDSISNIVDELFENYLSRPNVRQPILTQYCDGQRVTCPQWMSQWGSKYLGDQNYTAIEILRNYYGDSMYINSAEEISGIPASWPGYDLDIGASGVKVRQIQEQLNTIGEVYTEVPQGPVDGIYGERTKEAVRQFQSVFGLGQTGIVDYPTWYKIQEIYVGITRIAELY
- a CDS encoding deoxyguanosinetriphosphate triphosphohydrolase, producing MNIRERAEEREYQYLSPYASHSRESKGRARVEEECDIRTVYQRDRDRIIHSKAFRRLKDKTQVFLAAQGDHYRTRLTHTLEVSQTARTIAKALELNEDLVEAIALGHDLGHTPFGHAGESALNEICPEGFAHFKQSVRVVDRLEKNGEGLNLTWEVRDGMLNHRTSGTPHTLEGQVVRLCDKISYIHHDMDDAQRAGIFQEDDIPITIRVTLGDSCKERLNTLIHDTIRNSYGKDKVEMTQEIGEAMRELRALMFRSVYNNPVAKKEEEKAKTMLQEMYLYYSKHPEQMSGEYQKLIAEGESKERVVCDYISGMTDQYAMAKFKELFIPAAWAVY
- the dnaG gene encoding DNA primase, with protein sequence MRYSDDLIEEIRMKNDIVDVISGYVKLQRKGSSYFGLCPFHNEKSPSFSVSPGKQMYYCFGCGAGGNVFTFLMEYENFTFPEALEMLADRAGVELPKLEYSKEAKEQADLKSALLQINKEAAKFYYYQLRQKVGEQGMAYLKGRELSDETINKFGLGYSDKFSNNLYRYLKGKGYSDDLLRQSGLFNVDEKRGMYDKFWNRVIYPIMDVNNRVIGFGGRVMGDAKPKYLNSPETKIFDKSRNLYGLNMARSSRKKNLIICEGYMDVISMHQAGFNNAVASLGTALTSQQASLLKRYTDEVLIIYDSDEAGVKAALRAIPMLKTAGLSTKVINLRPYKDPDEFIKNMGKEAFQERLDHGMNSFMYELKALEGQYDMEDPQGRTDFFKETAKRLLRFEDELERSSYIKTIARTYQVEPEELRKMVNRLAMKGAGMTETVKPKSGQNRNKEKQNGYEVSQKLMLTWLTSYPEIFGEVSRYIGPDDFTRPLYHQVAELLYEQYRQGEPNPARLLNQFTDSEEQTEVAAVFNATIPLDSEQEREQALLDVICRMKEDSIAHRTEHLVPTDMQGLMQLMQAKKELEELKAGKLHLHISFR
- a CDS encoding 3D domain-containing protein; the protein is MIRKKWKRMLALSMACTMTVSMAVPAVAAQEGETSLQTAEAAELQETPEQFEARTGYHLPDGYTYVLNNGFVIIQTDGSPQITPVATPEPTPEETPTPTVTPTPSATPDVTTPTPAPTETTTQPSATPEAITTPEAADPAQEAEAENIPVITAFPQSVEVPVTVEDYRFWTVSASKKAAQAKANLEIKEEMSEDSRSVGSLKEGGICYILKKEEGWYYVESGNVRGFVEKKAVKKIGDKNEALLTPVYAVEMIAPAENQAYTYYRATIQQTEAKKSYALCKGDELNIRADKNTDSEIVGTMKKGNLCYILADETEEWVYVESGEVRGFVKKEYLQTGKKVNKKVKKTGEDQFTLAVAQVDPKENPALYYTITSMKAGIPDGAIRDSIVDYANGFLGTVWEKEGTSLCEGIDTKEFAEQIYEAYGYDVTDKDGNVQEQGKVSVDQAKPGDVICYGSGEEASAAGIYVGDGKIVQASETRGKVATVKVDTTQESFALELFEDTKVIAGSKNISEVNATEAMYGQDLGLFKLTYYCACAKCCGKATGITASGARVAEGETIAVDPSVIPYGTKVIINGHIFTAQDCGSGVKENHIDIYVDDHERALALGCNYAEVHLMK
- the rpoD gene encoding RNA polymerase sigma factor RpoD — its product is MEMDKAQFAEQLKNLVELGKKKKNVLEYQEINDFFKGITLNNEQMDLIFEYLESNGVDVLRVTEDDALLDNEDMHMEEEEVDLENIDLSVPEGVSIEDPVRMYLKEIGKVPLLSAEEEIELAKRMENGDQAAKKRLAEANLRLVVSIAKRYVGRGMLFLDLIQEGNLGLIKAVEKFDYTKGYKFSTYATWWIRQAITRAIADQARTIRIPVHMVETINKLIRVSRQLLQELGREPTPEEIAEEMNMPVERVREILKISQEPVSLETPIGEEEDSHLGDFIQDDNVPVPADAAAFTLLKEQLVEVLSTLTEREQKVLRLRFGLDDGRARTLEEVGKEFNVTRERIRQIEAKALRKLRHPSRSRKLKDYLD
- a CDS encoding tRNA (adenine(22)-N(1))-methyltransferase, coding for MELSRRLRMNASFVTPGNRLADVGTDHGYIPIALRLEGVIPSALAMDINPGPLERAKEHIRQFDLETDIHTRLSDGVQALCPGEADSVLIAGMGGALTIKILEAGKDVLSSVQELILQPQSEIDKVRLYLLTHGYAITGEEMVFEDGKYYPAMRAVHGEMPLWQDVELQYGKYLLEEKHPVLQEYLKEKEKTCKKIQEKLAADGKKAEKITARQKELEDELRLIGQALEVYER